In the genome of Impatiens glandulifera chromosome 6, dImpGla2.1, whole genome shotgun sequence, the window ATCTTCCTTGTGTCTACTTTCTCTATCAACATCTTCACGGTACTTGCTATCACGATGCTTACCATCTTTGTTTCTCTTGTCTCTCTCGTGGTCTTCGTGATACTTATCTTCCTTATAACGACTTtctttttcaccatcttcagATTGTTTGTCAACATAGCTTCCATCTTTGTGCTTCTCATCTTTATGTCTTCCGTTCTTGGCATGGTCACTCTTAGAAGAAATTCTTCTACTTTCACTATCCTTGACATGGTCATCTTGATGCTTTTCTCTAGAACTATCAGACCTCCTCCTTATCCTCTTCTCAAGTTCTTTCTCCAACTCCGGATTCCTGAAGTCATCTTGTATTACCAAATCtgcaacaaaaataaattcatgtTAACAACTTCTTCAACACAAAGCCATAATCTATGAATGACAGAGTAAACAATAAATCCTACAGTATACCTATTGACTGAAATTCAGCAACTAAACCAAAAAGCAACAAAACTAAAGATCCTAAAGTCTTAACTCAACCCAGATAAATCAATGAGAAAACAAGCATAGAACCATGATAAATAACAATCCATGCACTCATGTCATGTAGCAAACAAGAAATCCTACTCTTCTTACTGGCCAAATCCACTGTTTATCCTTGGCATGTTTGAGTTAATGTACATAAGTTTCTAGTTCAACATGCCCATTATTCTATTAAACAAAGAATCTGCAAACAAAGAATAGTGATCCTACCAGCATTTTCTTTACCACGTTTAACTTGCTTCTCCCCATTAAGATCAATGGATAGAGATCCCTGCTTGGTCAAAACTTCTAAATCACGTATACTATCCACCTTCTTCTCCGACCCTTTGTCTCTATCCTTAGACTCCTTCACATCCTTAGTTTGCTGAGCCTCTTTTCGCCCTTGATCCTTTTCAGATTTCCGTTTCGACTCAACTTTACTACCAGTCTTACTTTCTTCCTTTTCAACCATCTCCTCTTTCTTCTCATTACCACTTTCATGTTTTCTTGTACTCTTACTCCTCAAATCAGACGAAACTTTTGACCTAGAGTTTTTATCAACATCAACCCCACCACTATTCCATCTATCCGTAGCAGAACCAGACTcagttttctctctcttcctcttCAAAACACCAGACTCAATCATTGAATCTCCAGACACTTTCCGCTTCTCGACAACTGAAAACTCATCCTTTCCATTCATATACTTCATTCTAACATCCTCTTCAGATTCAGACAACTCTTTATGCTTACTCTGCTTATGAGATTTGTGTCGTGAACTTCGCGGCATAACTCCGAAACCCTAGTTCTGTCAAATTGAATCAAGATTCGGATTCAATTCGTAAAATCAATACCTCTTCTGTCACCAAAACGTAAATTGCAAGAATCAATACGTATCCGATCAGATCGAAGAATCAAAACGAACAAGAACAGAACAGAACAACGATGAATGAGAATCTTTTGAGAAAGATTTGAATGGATAATGAAGAAATGGATGATTCGCCGATGGAGAATGTAGAGAGAgaagttagagagagaaagataggTCGGACGGGAAGACGGAGGCGACGGTGCCGTTGATGATGAAAAATTGGTATTTGCTAAAAATTGGGGTTTTCTTTTCGACGGCGGATGGTTGATATTTTAATCAGGATAAAGACccttcaattttcaaataaattcgatttttgactattattttttatttgtgatttttatttttttaagaaaattaattatttaaaaactccAAATTGTTGGTTTTCTATTGGCAACGAGAGTTAATGTttccatataattttataaatttcaaaaaaaaaatataggttTTGGGTAATTGAGATTTCGGACATCTTCTTTTAAACCTTACGAAGATAGggttctttatttttaaaattatataaaaaataagattttatctTTAACGACGTAGTTAACTCATTATTTATGTGTCATTTATAAATGACAAGTAGATAATGAGTTAACAGTGTTTGAAATTCTTAAGAAAAAATCTCGATTCATAAGAAATCTCAAATTACGAGATTTGAGATGTCAATTGGTCCTGATAGGGAACCTAGTTTGATAATTAGATCTTTCATCAATTGGGGGTTGTTTAGAACTCCGGAACTAGAGTTGAGTTTTgctgattttttgttttaatttacttaaaatattaattttttaaatatcgtACTAGGGTGttaattttgatgaaataatgttctgaaaatatactttaattatgtatatattaacaaaattaataatatttattcgaTTAATTCAACTCCATTTACTCTATTAAGTGTTTTCAAACATGAccattgatttattttattatttagtaaatataatatcaataaaaataataaaaaactgtcttgatttattattaaagtattttattcACCAGTACTTTACAAAATACATGttgaaaactttaataaaaGATACCCATGACATTTATTGATGCGTGTAAAGTGGGTTTcattatattaagataaaatattacagtaatatttaacttgtttgatttactaagattttataaatatatattgtttaatgcAAAATGAAAGAAATTTAAAAGGATTGTTTCAATATTTGACTGAAATAGATGTATTTTACTGGGACAAGTCACCAAACAAGgtcattttaaatatcaaaataaatatgtaaaaaaatcattacaaaatttatataaaaaaaagtcaattttcaaaagaatattttattattttggaatATCCATTTGCTTATTCAAATAACACTGAGaaggacttgtttgattttaattttatgtacaatctttgggttatttgaaaaaaatattgattaattattgtataagtatctattttatataaataaaataagtaattatatatatatataaaaaagaataatttaaacaCAACAATAAAGAATAAcacgaaaaaaaataaaaaatacaatcacATTATCCAATAAGTTATTAAGGTGGTAGATTATCGAGAATTGAAACACAAcgacaaaacataaaaaaacaaatacaatcaaATTACCCAATCGAGCTTGTATATTCACATAAAAAcgattaacctttttttatattaaaaagaacTAATATATACTCCATCGTCATTACACTTAACTTCAACTCAAAGCGTTTCCAGATTGAATTAAATCCGTGACATTTTAGTCCTTTAAACTAACTGTTACCACTGAACTACCTTATAGTGGGttaaaaaacgattaactcATCAACCATTTTCATCGATTTTTCGTAACGAATATAAGAAAACATCTCAATAATAAccttataaataatcaaatatatattattattataccaAATATTATCCATTCAAACTTTTCCCTTCTCATCAATACCCTGGACTTCACCAaaagaatatattataatttttatatgactaattatttgaaattaatgtagaagaaaatgaagtgatataaagaaaattgggtgtCAAAATATAATTGGTGAAgttgaaaatgaagaaagatAGGGAATCCCTACATGTGGCCATAATTCCAAGGACAAAAAGACCTTCCTATCCCTTCCCCTTCTTCTACCTCGGAAACTGGTTATTGTCAACACCAAAACTAAAACACCATTAATggcttcttcttctccttttctTCTTCAAGGCTCTCTCCTTCAAAGATCATCCTTTATAGGCAAAACCCTACTCACCAACAATCATCAAACCCATGTTGTCTTTCCCAAAATACCCTCAAACATAATCCAAAAACCCAATGCAAAATTCAACCTTTTTGAAATCATGGGTGGGAGAGGTCTCTGTAATGGTGAAGAAGGCATCCAGAAAGAGCTCAAAAGACCAATAGAACAAATTCCAACCAAAGATCAAGATAAATCAGAAAAATCAACCGATGTTAATATCCCAGAAGATGGATTTGATAAGGAGATGTTAGGTTTAACAGGTGGATTCCCAGGTGGTGAAAAAGGACTTAAGAAATTCATAGAGGAAAACCCACCTCCCAAGAAATCATCACCACCTGTTCAAGAACTTGGGATCAATCTAAGTCAAGTGAAGAAACCAAAACCACCGGAGCTGCCATTGTTGATGCCTGGAATGATTGCTTTGGTGAAGAATTCTAACAGTCCATATTACATGTATTGTGGGATTGTGCAGAGGATAACTGATGGGAAAGCTGGTGTGCTTTTGGAAGGAGGGGTTTGGGATAGGTTGATCACGTTTAGGCTTGATGAACTTGAACGAAGGGAAAAGGGTCCACCTGGAGTCAATCCTAGGTCGGTTATTCTTGAAGGTTTGGTAGAAAAGGATTCGTGATCTCTTTGTTTTTTGTTTGGTGCATGTATATATGTCTGTCTCTGTCTGCGATTTGTAATTGAGACCTTTTGATTTCTGAAATGAATTCTAATGGCGAAACTGCAATGAAACAAGAACATGATGAGCAAGATTATTACACATAATTAATCACTTCATAGCTAactatatatgttaaaaacTTGTATGTTCAATCATAAACCAGTTATTATTCAATCTCAACATGAGTTAGATACTAAATCAAAGATTCTCCTACTTTGTAGATAGGGTAAGCATATATTGGCTTGACCCAAACCCTAAGTCAAACCTAGAATATGAATATGGGTAAGATAATTTAGTTTGGGTTTAGTTTATTTAGGGTTAGGTTGTTGTTAcccaaataaaatatctttattaaaaaattcaccAATCTCCTTAACTTTAGGAGATCaagtcaaaatatgttaaataaataaaaattaggttAAATGGATCAATattgtattaaacatgtcaaaaagaCATAAAATTGGATAAAcaggttaaaattatttaacatgtCAAACGGCTCAAAGATATATTAAACAGATATTTGTTCAAACgagttaaaaacgtattaaattagtaaaaaaatatgttaaacgagttaaaaacgtgttaaacgagtCAAAAACGTATTGAATAGGACAAaatgtaaaatgtaaaaaaataatttgggatacaCAGAAGAACTTGAAGAATGGTTTAGCacattaatatttcaaaattgcACAAAATGAAGTTGACATTGGTAATTAGAAATGCTATAACATTAATGCCCAAATAGATAATAATCTTACAACAAGGGATTGTAGGCTTACCTTGAATTGAAGAAGACCCAGACACAATGCAATGATCAACAATCTCAAATTCTATTAGAAGATGTAAACATGAAGAAAAGATACACATTTACTCGTTATGAATGTCAAAGAGAAACAATAACAGAAATAAGGCTAAACAATTGGATAGAGTTGGGGAAGAAATTACCGAATCAATTTGATAAAGGAGATGATGGTGTTGTCAAACCTCAATCATAGACAGGAGGAAAACCTGTATAGAAGATAACTCTACAACTAAAAGCTTTTTAGACCTAAGTAGAAGAAGGCTTATACAACGACGAAACAAAACGAGGTAAATATAGAAAAGTCAGATTAAGCCACATAAATAAACGAGAGATAATATTGCAGTATCTCATTACATTACACGATACTTACAAttggataaaaatattaaatgcgTTTTTCGTTCATGACTTCTTCAATGGTGACAAACCGTCCTTGCTCAATTGAATACTGTGCTGCGACTCCCACAGCAACCGAGATCAACCCATCGACCAGGTCCACTGGGGGAGCCTTGGCACCTTCAGACCTTATCGCATGTAAAAAGTTTAGATGCTCCAAATAGCTAGACCCATGATGCAAACCTTCATACCTTTAAGAAAAAAAGTCATTAGATTACGCCTGTAGTTTTTTACCCTCAATTGGAATCCACAAATGGAGAACATAGCCAATACTTTATCCTATTATCCTCGGGTTTCAAAGTCTGGACACCGTCCCTTCCCTGCAGTCGAGCACCCACACGAACAATACCCTCTGGTATCAAAGCCTCTCCCTGATACCCATTATAAAGTAAATTAATAACAGCAATTTCGTCAATGCAGTggttctaaaaaaataataacgaataaacctttccattgtcaCCAACAACAGAGATTTCTTGTTCATTTTTGCTTCCTTCAGCAAACATCGAAAGATCAAGCATTCCTCGAGAACCATTCTCGAATTCAACAATCACATAGGCGTTATCGATAATGTCAGGAACCTGAGAAAGTCACGTCCATACATCTTTTAGCCAAATAAATATAGTTTCGAGAGCTATTTTTCATAAATCACCTTGCCATCATAAATTTCATCTTTATGGTTCACGTCAACCCCTCCAGAGGCCATTACACGAACAGGATTTGAACCAGAAAATAACCTCATTAGATCGAAAAAATGGCAGCATTTCTCAACAAGCGTCCCACCAGAGTTACAATTGAACCTATTCCAGTCATTCACCTATGGCGGATCATTGTCAGTAAAGTTACTATAAACTGTGGACAATTGAACATGTATATTATTACCTTAACCAAGAATGGAAATCGATGTTCCCTAATTGCAACCATTCTGACCCGACCCAATAACCCTTCCTTGACTATTTCTATCAGCTTAGCAACTGGTGGCATATACCTGTATTCTAATCCAACTTGCACCAGAACGTCTGGCCTATTCTTAGCAGCCTCCATAACCTGATTCCACAATCCTTATGATAAATACTCAGATAGAAGATAAACTCATAAGCGAATAAACGAACAAGAACCAAGTAACCAACCTCTCTACAATGGGAGACAGTCGTGCAAAGAGGCTTTTCAACAAGCACATGATGGGGTCTTGGATGCCTGATTATATCCATCAGGATCTGATAGTGAGTCATGTTCGGAGTTGATACAACAATCACATCACACATTCCACTATCTAACATCTCTTCATGCCCAGAGAAAACCTTCAACAATTGGATCATGTAATAATAAGAACAGTGTGGTCAAGACTAGACCTGATTCATTTccataactgtaactgtatgactGAAATACTGAATCattgatgaagatgaacaaCATCCATGGATAACTAACTTTAGAAATCACTAAATCAGTAATTACATTTTCTTTCCCTAACAGTTACGGAAGCTAAACCTAATCATACGAAATTGAACGAAGTATTACCTGGAGCGACTGATCGAATGAATGAGCTAATTGAAGAGAAAGTTGCTGAGAAGGAAGATGTGGATCTGCGATGCAGACAACGGCTACGCCTTCGTTACGAAGATGATGCAGATTGATAAGGTGCTCTCTTCCCATCATTCCCGCACCTATGATTCCATATTTTACTATTCTCTCCATATTCAACTATCTATCTATCCCTTATTCATCCACACGCTTAGATTTTGCTTCAAATGTATGAGCAATCGAGATGTTTTCACTAGTTTTAGAACAAGTATAaacaaaaaatcatttatatccATAAACTTTGAATTATGATCCACTTTTaccttatattttcattaaagaGAACTATTATTTCATGatgattgaaaatttgaaactGTAGGTTGAAATGGAAGCATCTAATTAACCTAACCTCCAATGATTTTCTGATGATCATGGACAAGAACACGAATGGAAATACACACAAGAAATTTGCATTTGCATTTCTAAACTAGAGATTCAAACACTAGATCTGTCAATACATTGGAGTGTATTCAATGATCTGAATCCTCAAGAATGATCTCTATATAAAAGTTTTGTTCCTGCATCATCATATCAACAGGAAGAACTAATATGGagaagaacaacaacaacaataataatgtaTAACGATGACATAAAGAGATTGATGGAAAATCATACCTACGTCTGTTTGGggtaagaagaagaaggagatcGTTTGTTTCGGAAAATCATGAAAGCGACAGGTAATACGACTCCGATCATCATGATCGCCGCTCCGATTAGGTACCTCAGTGGACTCGGTGCCTGCACCTCGATCGCTCCATGGAACTGCATTGTAAATCAAATGTGCTTACTGAGAGCTCCGATCAGACTCTCGTTTCAGTAGATCCACGATTAATTCTTCGTTTCGTTTTCGCTCAAATTTTGGATTGTTTTATATTGAAATTGTCGAACATATAAATTTGTacgtatttgtattttaaatttaacatttttttgagGATGTATAttcaaaattgtaaaattgtgatttaaacgcctttaaaaagtttaatttgtGGGAATAATTGAGAAATTTGAAGAGGTCAGGAAAGTGCAGAGTATAAAAAAAGGTTCGGCGATCCt includes:
- the LOC124941746 gene encoding NAD(P)H-quinone oxidoreductase subunit S, chloroplastic; this translates as MASSSPFLLQGSLLQRSSFIGKTLLTNNHQTHVVFPKIPSNIIQKPNAKFNLFEIMGGRGLCNGEEGIQKELKRPIEQIPTKDQDKSEKSTDVNIPEDGFDKEMLGLTGGFPGGEKGLKKFIEENPPPKKSSPPVQELGINLSQVKKPKPPELPLLMPGMIALVKNSNSPYYMYCGIVQRITDGKAGVLLEGGVWDRLITFRLDELERREKGPPGVNPRSVILEGLVEKDS
- the LOC124942047 gene encoding inositol 2-dehydrogenase 2 gives rise to the protein MERIVKYGIIGAGMMGREHLINLHHLRNEGVAVVCIADPHLPSQQLSLQLAHSFDQSLQVFSGHEEMLDSGMCDVIVVSTPNMTHYQILMDIIRHPRPHHVLVEKPLCTTVSHCREVMEAAKNRPDVLVQVGLEYRYMPPVAKLIEIVKEGLLGRVRMVAIREHRFPFLVKVNDWNRFNCNSGGTLVEKCCHFFDLMRLFSGSNPVRVMASGGVDVNHKDEIYDGKVPDIIDNAYVIVEFENGSRGMLDLSMFAEGSKNEQEISVVGDNGKGEALIPEGIVRVGARLQGRDGVQTLKPEDNRIKYEGLHHGSSYLEHLNFLHAIRSEGAKAPPVDLVDGLISVAVGVAAQYSIEQGRFVTIEEVMNEKRI
- the LOC124942048 gene encoding uncharacterized protein LOC124942048, whose protein sequence is MQFHGAIEVQAPSPLRYLIGAAIMMIGVVLPVAFMIFRNKRSPSSSYPKQT